One genomic region from Spinacia oleracea cultivar Varoflay unplaced genomic scaffold, BTI_SOV_V1 SOVchr0_003, whole genome shotgun sequence encodes:
- the LOC130464803 gene encoding uncharacterized protein, which produces MIETQLAQLANTFKEHHAHASLPPQSHGQKQMNAIVTRSGRIFDDVPRANKVSKPNGKDQEGVIESSGNDVVEEEPPINDEGETPILKEATLLPLPTPKLPYPQRFIRHKLDVQFSKFLDVLRNLHITLPFTEALKQMPTYSRFLKEILSGKRDCDVKETVNLTENCSAIILNQMPPKLKDPANITLQLADRSVKYPIGKVEDVPLVVGELTFLVDFVVLDIDEDAHTPIILGRPFLATAGALNDVQE; this is translated from the exons atgattgagacccaactagCTCAACTTGCAAATACCTTTAAGGAACATCATGCACAtgctagtctcccaccccaaagtCATGGTCAAAAGCAAATGAATGCCAtagtgacaaggagtgggaGGATTTTCGATGATGTTCCTAGAGCTAATAAGGTTTCTAAGCCCAATGGGAAGGATCAAGAGGGAGTCATTGAGTCTAGTGGCAATGATGTGGTAGAAGAGGAGCCTCCCATTAATGATGAAGGTGAAACTCCTATACTAAAGGAGGCAACTCTCCTACCTCTCCCCACTCCTAAACTTCCCTATCCCCAAAGATTCATAAGGCACAAGTTGGATGTGCAATTCTCAAAATTCCTTGATGTTCTTCGAAATTTGCACATCACTCTCCCCTTTACGGAAGCATTGAAACAAATGCCTACCTACTCAAGGTTTCTCAAGGAAATCTTGAGTGGGAAGCGGGATTGCGACGTAAAGGAGACTGTGAACCTCACCGAGAATTGTAGTGCTATCATTCTCAACCAAATGCCACCCAAACTCAAAGACCCGG CcaacatcaccttgcaactTGCTGACCGTTCGGTCAAGTACCCTATTGGCAAGGTTGAGGATGTTCCCTTAGTTGTTGGCGAGCTTACTTTCCTTGTGGATTTCGTCGTCTTGGACATTGATGAGGATGCCCATACCCCCATTATCTTGGggaggccatttttggccaccgcGGGTGCTCTTAACGATGTGCAAGAATGA